ATTCGGAAAGGGATTACGAACCGGCGCTCGTGACGCTTTATTATCCGAAGAAGCCACACCGGAAACGAAAGGAACCGTTTTCGGATTTCACCGTTCGATGGATACTCTTGGCGCCGTAATAGGTCCCGTCTGTGCTATTATCTATCTGCATTTTTTTCCGGACGATTATTCCTCTCTTTTCTATTGGGCCGTAATTCCGGGTATTCTTGCCGTGATTACTTCCCGATTTCTAAAGGAGAAAAAGAAGGCTACCTCTTCCCCGACGGTAAAGCCGACGGGATTCTTCTCGTTTTTGAATTACTGGAAAGAGAGTCCCGCCGCATACAGACGTTTGTCGATAGGGTTGCTCGTTTTCGCTTTAGTGAATAGCTCCGACGTTTTTTTGCTGATGATGGTTAAGAATAAAGGGTTTACCGATTTGGAAGTGATTGGGGTTTATATTTTCTATAATCTAATCTACGCAATCGCATCCTTTCCGGTCGGAATCCTATCGGATAAAATAGGATTAAAGCGGATTCTACTGCTCGGCTTGGGTTTGTTCAGCATAGTCTATTTTGGAATGGCCTTTGCGGAGAAGAAGGAATTCTTCTATCTATTATTTTTCATCTACGGAATTTATGCCGCGTCTACGGAAGGAATCACGAAGGCGTTGATTACGAATATTACGAGTTCTAACGACGCGGCCACTGCAATCGGAACATTCGCCGGACTCAATAGTCTCGCGGCTCTGCTTGCCAGCTCGTTTGCAGGACTCTTATGGTACGCATTCGGCGCGCCTATCGTCTTTATCGTTTCCTCCATAGTTGCAATTTTTGTTCTACTTTATCTAGCTTCTTTTAAAACTGTTTCGGGTAAAAATTAATTATCTTCCCTGATTAAACGACAAGCTCGAATGATCCAAATTCTCTCGGGAAAGTTCACGCGGTTTCATAAGAGAATATATAATAAAAATATAATTAGTCTTAAGAGTCAGGAATCGGAGCCGATTCGACTCTTTATTTCAAAGGTTATTCCCCGCTCGCTTCGAATCAGCGGAATCGGATCAGCGCTACCTTCCAGCCAGGCATCGAAATTTTCTTTCGCGATGGTCCCAGGCTGGTGATCCCCTACCGGAGTCATTTCCAAAGACGCCGGAACGGTAATAATGGCGAATCCCGGTATAATTTTACCGTTTTCATGGTAATGCACATGTAAGCCCGCAAAGGCGAATAATTCGTCGGACTTATGAAAAATTTCAACATTGACCTTCTCTTCCT
This is a stretch of genomic DNA from Leptospira fainei serovar Hurstbridge str. BUT 6. It encodes these proteins:
- a CDS encoding MFS transporter, with the translated sequence MKAITKSIWILSFISLFTDIASEMLYPILPLYLKSIGFSVLLIGILEGFAEATAGLSKGYFGNLSDASGRRVPFVQWGYFLSALSKPMMALLTVPVWIFSARTLDRFGKGLRTGARDALLSEEATPETKGTVFGFHRSMDTLGAVIGPVCAIIYLHFFPDDYSSLFYWAVIPGILAVITSRFLKEKKKATSSPTVKPTGFFSFLNYWKESPAAYRRLSIGLLVFALVNSSDVFLLMMVKNKGFTDLEVIGVYIFYNLIYAIASFPVGILSDKIGLKRILLLGLGLFSIVYFGMAFAEKKEFFYLLFFIYGIYAASTEGITKALITNITSSNDAATAIGTFAGLNSLAALLASSFAGLLWYAFGAPIVFIVSSIVAIFVLLYLASFKTVSGKN